The genomic window CTGTACATGATAACAGCTGTGAGAGGAAAGTGAAAGCTcagttaaaggacgggttcacagtttttccaagtctgtcttaaaacaatagtcaggtgtcctaaatgaacactgatacaggtttttcttgccgtAATCGTTCCTCTTGATCATACTGACCGTTACAAGATACCTCcaaatgtactttcaatgtaagtgataggagacaaaatccacagcaaaaatttatttaaaagttagTTACTTAGTgacaacaaaaagagggaatctggcactaaaaagacagaaactttGAAAGAAATTGACTTTATTGGACTAACTTTAGCTAACGGTTAAAGCCATTTTTTGCATTGAAGGAGGACtgaattttgtcccccatcacttacactggaagtgcattataaagggatctctTGTTagtcagtatgagcaggaggaatgattacaccaataaaaacatatgttgtttggacacctgactattgctttaggacagacttgaaaaaattctgaactcgtcctttaactTGAGCTTGTAGGTTTCAGTTTCCTCTCACAGCTGTTATCATGTACAGTAACCATAATAACTATGTATGAAGTCATAAAATCCACTCAGATGAGGCCCCCTGgaagaaaacctcattaaaatgGAGATTTATGGATGAACACCGCTGTATCTGCAGGCTGTAACGCTTTGGAAACTCACTGACATATTTGAAAACTTGGATGTATtcaaaaaaattgtgaacccatcttTTAATCTCCTGTTGTTCTGGAGTGAAATATCAGGGGCATTTAAGTTTAGCAATGCAGTGAATCTTGTAAAAATCCCTTTTGACATCCAGTATCATCCATTGGAAGACTGTAAAGCCACACATGAAACTCCTAACAACTCTCAGGATGCGTTTATGTCACATCAGGCTGGTTAAAGGACGGGAATATGTCTTCGTACGCAGGTGGACGTGCACAGGGGGATCCGCTCTCATCACCACGTCCTCTTTCATCGTCTGTCCTCTCAATCCtatacaggaaattaaacaaaatatctCAAGGAGGCTGGATACAAGAGATAAGAGCTGGCTAATATCCAAATGTTTACAGGCCCAATTGGTTATGCTTAAAGCGCGCGTTAGGAAGCCCACTGATCTTTAAAGGAAAACACTGACGTTGAGCAATTTCTCCCTTGATCATTCCTCTATTTGGCATTAACCGTTGGAAACACAGCGAAACAGGTCAGAAGTTGTGACAGCATAAGTGAGAGCTGGTGAGCTGAGCATGTGTTCATATGATCAGGGCAGCAGTTTACAGTTATCCTAGGTTAACTGTATTATTCCTGCTGTCTGCTTTTATTAAAGTGAATTACTTTCCTGGAAACCTGCTGGGAGTAATCGTCTAAAAACAATAAGTGAAAACTTGTAACTTTCCGCTAATGGAATGCAGCTTTGTGTTCACCACCACGTCTGTCCAAGGTTATTTGATTGGATTTTAAATAAATGGGATCCTGCAATTAgtggaaaggaaaaggaaagcagctttttttttttttttttggtaaaaatgACAGCATGTAACGTTATGTTTCCTGCTGCAATGATCCACTTAGTTTAGGAGCTAGTTACTGTTTTCTTTATCTTGTGagttctatgttattaatactgtagcactttgagtttcactatgaatgaataGTGCAGTATAAATTAAGGAAAGGTGATTATATGAGAGTATGGGGATCTATTTTGGTATTAATCGTCCCCATTTCATTGACACAAGACTCATTTGGACTATGAAacaaaaattaattattaattttccCCTGTTTgctaaaataaatcattttcttcctttttagaGCGACAGTAACTAGAGCTCACGTGACTCATATTGCTCACAGCACACTAGTGATTTACGTGAATCCTTCCAAGTGTGTTGACTATTACGGAGAGATTCATTGCACCATAattggctgagagagtattGACGGCCAAAAACGCTTTGGGCCTAAGTGTGATCTTGTGGCTAATAAGAAACGAACTCTGGCACACTTTGACTGTTTTAATGAGCACTGTGAGAAGCTGCGAGTCTTTAACGCACTCAAATCTGATTTAAGATTAAGTCTCTGCCTCTGCTGGTTTTATCTGCTCTAGTGTCAACATGTTGCATGCTGGGTAAGGAGCAAAACTCAGCCTCGCGGGGATCCGTTGCCTGTGGATGACAGCTGgtttttttatctttgaaaaaaaaaaaaaaaaaaatgatgcatgtACCTGTCCTCTGTTCTCCAAAACCACACGCTCATCATAACAGCATGTTTAAGTAATGGGGGACCCCAGCAGGACTAAAACACTGCTTCTCATATTTATGTGTTCTCAAAAGTTGGAGCAATGTCAGTCATGTAAGCACTGTTCCCTACCTGCTTCCTCTAACGTCTGAGCTGTCTGCTTCTTCTGCTGTGAAAGCTGCATTATCCGCACAGCACGCAGCGTTAAGTGGAGGAAGGGCTGCACTCACAGAGCTGCCAGGCTGGAACTCATTGGCCTGGCTTACTTCCTGGGTTATAAAGTTATACGGAGGTGGAATACACAGCATTGTTGTGCCACCACGTAACACGATTGGTTGATTTGTGCCTCTTAAGGTAAAAGAGGTTTGCTCCATGACAGGCATCACCAGCACTTCTTCATCCCACTGTCTGCAGCGACAGCAGGAGACGATCCCAAACTTGCAGACGCTGGTAAACACGAAAGTGCCTCCGACTGATATCAGGATAGGGCCCAGCAGTTGGGGCCACTCAAAGCTTAGGTTGACTTGGTATTGTTGCCATCCCATGGTGGTGAAGATGACACCCATCAGGGCCAGGAAGACTCCAGAGAACAGCAGGGTGGCTCCGGTTTTCTCGCCATCCAGCAAACTGTCTGACTGACGAGGGTGTGGAGCAGGTGGCAGGTGATCAGGTAGCCCACTGAGGACTACTGTAGGATTTCTAGCACAGTTAGTGTCCACTACAGGCCATTGTCCCAACATGTGAGTCCAGACACCTTGTGGTCCTTGTTGGTCCATGAGTTCATATGTGTGTAGACACTGTAACTGAGCCTCTCACAGTGAAATCAAACTGACTGAACACTGAGTAACTCTGAAGATACTTATCAGCTAAAGGGGGCCAGTTATAAGTTAACCTGCACTTGCTGGGCACTGTGTTCAAATGGCAACTCCTCTATTTCAGCATGTGTGAATCAACTCATGTGGACAACAAGATTACTATTATAGTCTAGAGTAGTGCTGGGTGCAGATTATAGCAGAAAAGTCTGTTTGGGCAAATTACAGAACAATTTTGATGTGATAAACATGCTGGTATACAAGAAAATGTAACAATGCAGTCAAATgatgaaattatatttacaatGAATCCTTAATAGTTAATGTTTTGGATATCAGGCTCGTCACCAATCCTGTGTGATGTATTATAATCAAGAGAGAAGGTTTGGTGTGTTTCGGGTCAGTctaaagagaca from Thunnus maccoyii chromosome 19, fThuMac1.1, whole genome shotgun sequence includes these protein-coding regions:
- the tmem174 gene encoding transmembrane protein 174 isoform X2: MDQQGPQGVWTHMLGQWPVVDTNCARNPTVVLSGLPDHLPPAPHPRQSDSLLDGEKTGATLLFSGVFLALMGVIFTTMGWQQYQVNLSFEWPQLLGPILISVGGTFVFTSVCKFGIVSCCRCRQWDEEVLVMPVMEQTSFTLRGTNQPIVLRGGTTMLCIPPPYNFITQEVSQANEFQPGSSVSAALPPLNAACCADNAAFTAEEADSSDVRGSRIERTDDERGRGDESGSPCARPPAYEDIFPSFNQPDVT
- the tmem174 gene encoding transmembrane protein 174 isoform X1 — protein: MLSLGSGRDDEQQEFYCWYLESANRQTQKNYCCDCTVDFFLTAARNDSPEKRSSEDILRLHRLICPGEREWTLPCHVHRGTSQAICHVVLSGLPDHLPPAPHPRQSDSLLDGEKTGATLLFSGVFLALMGVIFTTMGWQQYQVNLSFEWPQLLGPILISVGGTFVFTSVCKFGIVSCCRCRQWDEEVLVMPVMEQTSFTLRGTNQPIVLRGGTTMLCIPPPYNFITQEVSQANEFQPGSSVSAALPPLNAACCADNAAFTAEEADSSDVRGSRIERTDDERGRGDESGSPCARPPAYEDIFPSFNQPDVT